One segment of Belonocnema kinseyi isolate 2016_QV_RU_SX_M_011 chromosome 7, B_treatae_v1, whole genome shotgun sequence DNA contains the following:
- the LOC117176069 gene encoding histone H4-like produces MTGRGKGGKGLGKGGAKRHRKVLRDNIQGIAKPAIRRLARRGGVKRISGLIYEETRGVLKVFLENVIRDAVTYIEHAKRKTVAAMDVVYALKRQGRTLYGFGG; encoded by the coding sequence ATGACTGGTCGTGGAAAGGGAGGCAAAGGGTTGGGAAAAGGAGGAGCGAAACGCCATCGCAAAGTTCTTCGTGATAACATCCAGGGAATCGCGAAGCCTGCTATCCGCCGTTTGGCTCGTCGAGGTGGTGTCAAGCGTATTTCTGGCTTGATCTATGAAGAAACCCGTGGTGTCCTGAAGGTGTTCCTGGAAAATGTTATCCGGGACGCTGTCACCTACATCGAGCACGCTAAAAGGAAGACTGTTGCAGCCATGGACGTCGTTTATGCTCTGAAACGCCAAGGACGTACTCTCTACGGATTCGGCGGTTAA
- the LOC117176808 gene encoding histone H2B-like, with the protein MAPKASGKAVKKAGKAQKNIAKTDKKKKRKRKESYAIYIYKVLKQVHPDTGFSSKAMSIMNSFVNELFERIAAESSRLAHYNKRSTITSREIQTAVRLLLPGELAKHAVSEGTKAVTKYTSSK; encoded by the coding sequence atggCACCGAAAGCGAGTGGGAAGGCTGTTAAGAAGGCCGGTAAAGCCCAGAAAAACATTGCTAAGACCGACAAGAAAAAGAAGCGTAAGAGGAAGGAAAGTTACGCAATCTACATCTACAAGGTCCTGAAGCAGGTTCATCCTGATACTGGATTCTCAAGCAAGGCAATGAGCATCATGAACAGCTTTGTCAATGAACTCTTCGAACGTATTGCTGCTGAATCTTCCCGCTTGGCTCATTACAACAAGAGATCCACAATCACATCTCGGGAGATCCAGACTGCTGTCAGGCTTCTCCTTCCCGGTGAACTCGCCAAGCACGCCGTCTCTGAAGGAACGAAGGCTGTGACCAAGTACACCAGctctaaataa